A DNA window from Bombus huntii isolate Logan2020A chromosome 10, iyBomHunt1.1, whole genome shotgun sequence contains the following coding sequences:
- the LOC126870068 gene encoding uncharacterized protein LOC126870068 isoform X1, protein MSSAKRLRLDEVFTSFPELGPTVPDGGYAWIVLCGVFLVQMTVPSILAMYGIVLAYIHETKSTDFDLWNEKIILTPILFIAFWTLADPWTKMIVSMAPMPRLVGIIGVLLLMVGIIASGYLATGGVGAYLASTSAGAVMGIGASFIMLLSDYVLRKYFRKKLLIALMLRNIGVSFGLLFIPSITNLLLHEAKLKTGLQLITMVLLPTAFGILTFRFPPPQQISPYSLLLSTEEDTELPIKISFDAPENSQHPDGQDDIENFEYGQPDEKTHGGGLLNDGNNIYAYEDLDEDVDLFVNPVIHLDKKWQHQFQILKNFRFWAATIGWVGMKVSTLFFWLLLPILSYENTNNSHFWMFLSIMAGFSTLLPNLVSYKVLTFTSQNRRLYFGIASWFCGISLVGLTYASSYLWMMIFTFLGGASIGSLSSCQDLALYDVLGSEMVRSIYKVFSTIVGLSILGFYFIHGKFL, encoded by the exons atgtcATCAGCTAAACGTCTTCGTCTCGATGAAGTCTTCACGTCATTTCCAGAGCTGGGTCCTACCGTTCCAGACGGTGGTTACGCATGGATTGTTCTCTGTGGAGTATTTTTAGTCCAG ATGACTGTTCCAAGTATACTAGCAATGTATGGAATAGTTCTGGCATATATTCATGAAACTAAATCTACTGATTTTGATTTATggaatgaaaaaattattttgacgCCTATACTATTTATTGCATTTTGGACTCTAGCGG ATCCTTGGACAAAAATGATCGTGAGTATGGCGCCGATGCCCCGTTTAGTAGGCATAATAGGAGTACTTCTCCTGATGGTTGGAATTATAGCATCCGGATATCTTGCAACTGGCGGGGTTGGCGCTTATTTGGCCAGCACCAGTGCTGGTGCAGTAATGGGTATAGGCGCCAGTTTTATTATGCTATTGAGTGACTATGTTTTGAGGAAGTATTTCAGAAAGAAGCTCCTTATAGCTCTGATGTTAAGAAATATTGGAGTTTCTTTTGGTCTTCTGTTTATCCCGAGTATCACAAATCTGTTGTTGCATGAAGCCAAATTGAAAACTGGTTTACAACTGATAACCATGGTTTTATTGCCTACTGCATTTGGAATATTGACTTTTCGGTTTCCTCCTCCACAGCAAATTTCTCCTTATAG TCTACTCTTATCAACTGAAGAAGACACTGAACTTCCTATAAAAATCTCCTTTGATGCTCCTGAGAATTCACAACATCCGGATGGTCAAGATgatatagaaaattttgaatatgGTCAACCTGATGAAAAGACACATGGAGGAGGGTTACTAAATGAcggaaataatatttatgctTATGAAGATTTGGATGAAGATGTGGACTTATTTGTAAATCCAGTGATTCATTTGGATAAGAAATGGCAGCATCAATTTCAAATTCTGAAGAACTTCCGATTTTGGGCTGCAACAATTGGCTGGGTTGGGATGAAAGTATCTACTCTCTTTTTCTGGCTTCTGTTACCCATTTTGTCttatgaaaatacaaataattccCATTTCTGGATGTTTCTATCCATCATGGCTGGTTTCAGTACCCTCCTACCAAATCTTGTTAGTTACAAAGTATTGACATTTACAAGTCAGAATAGAAGACTATACTTTGGCATAGCATCTTGGTTTTGTGGTATCAGTTTAGTAG GTTTAACTTATGCAAGTAGTTACTTGTGGATGATGATTTTTACCTTCCTGGGTGGTGCCAGTATTGGCAGTTTATCAAGTTGTCAAGACTTGGCATTGTATGATGTTCTTGGATCTGAAATGGTTCGTTCtatttataaagtattttcAACTATCGTGGGTTTATCCATTCTtggtttttattttatacacgGTAAGTTTttgtaa
- the LOC126870068 gene encoding uncharacterized protein LOC126870068 isoform X2 has translation MSSAKRLRLDEVFTSFPELGPTVPDGGYAWIVLCGVFLVQMTVPSILAMYGIVLAYIHETKSTDFDLWNEKIILTPILFIAFWTLADPWTKMIVSMAPMPRLVGIIGVLLLMVGIIASGYLATGGVGAYLASTSAGAVMGIGASFIMLLSDYVLRKYFRKKLLIALMLRNIGVSFGLLFIPSITNLLLHEAKLKTGLQLITMVLLPTAFGILTFRFPPPQQISPYSLLLSTEEDTELPIKISFDAPENSQHPDGQDDIENFEYGQPDEKTHGGGLLNDGNNIYAYEDLDEDVDLFVNPVIHLDKKWQHQFQILKNFRFWAATIGWVGMKVSTLFFWLLLPILSYENTNNSHFWMFLSIMAGFSTLLPNLVSYKVLTFTSQNRRLYFGIASWFCGISLVDVSRFNLCK, from the exons atgtcATCAGCTAAACGTCTTCGTCTCGATGAAGTCTTCACGTCATTTCCAGAGCTGGGTCCTACCGTTCCAGACGGTGGTTACGCATGGATTGTTCTCTGTGGAGTATTTTTAGTCCAG ATGACTGTTCCAAGTATACTAGCAATGTATGGAATAGTTCTGGCATATATTCATGAAACTAAATCTACTGATTTTGATTTATggaatgaaaaaattattttgacgCCTATACTATTTATTGCATTTTGGACTCTAGCGG ATCCTTGGACAAAAATGATCGTGAGTATGGCGCCGATGCCCCGTTTAGTAGGCATAATAGGAGTACTTCTCCTGATGGTTGGAATTATAGCATCCGGATATCTTGCAACTGGCGGGGTTGGCGCTTATTTGGCCAGCACCAGTGCTGGTGCAGTAATGGGTATAGGCGCCAGTTTTATTATGCTATTGAGTGACTATGTTTTGAGGAAGTATTTCAGAAAGAAGCTCCTTATAGCTCTGATGTTAAGAAATATTGGAGTTTCTTTTGGTCTTCTGTTTATCCCGAGTATCACAAATCTGTTGTTGCATGAAGCCAAATTGAAAACTGGTTTACAACTGATAACCATGGTTTTATTGCCTACTGCATTTGGAATATTGACTTTTCGGTTTCCTCCTCCACAGCAAATTTCTCCTTATAG TCTACTCTTATCAACTGAAGAAGACACTGAACTTCCTATAAAAATCTCCTTTGATGCTCCTGAGAATTCACAACATCCGGATGGTCAAGATgatatagaaaattttgaatatgGTCAACCTGATGAAAAGACACATGGAGGAGGGTTACTAAATGAcggaaataatatttatgctTATGAAGATTTGGATGAAGATGTGGACTTATTTGTAAATCCAGTGATTCATTTGGATAAGAAATGGCAGCATCAATTTCAAATTCTGAAGAACTTCCGATTTTGGGCTGCAACAATTGGCTGGGTTGGGATGAAAGTATCTACTCTCTTTTTCTGGCTTCTGTTACCCATTTTGTCttatgaaaatacaaataattccCATTTCTGGATGTTTCTATCCATCATGGCTGGTTTCAGTACCCTCCTACCAAATCTTGTTAGTTACAAAGTATTGACATTTACAAGTCAGAATAGAAGACTATACTTTGGCATAGCATCTTGGTTTTGTGGTATCAGTTTAGTAG ACGTTTCTAGGTTTAACTTATGCAAGTAG
- the LOC126870078 gene encoding phospholipase A2 inhibitor: MKKFYAIFFLICTSTADFSNVCDPNWHSLETLETAKVECGPSFENRCYCMRTCYENHHQYVVNCTESGFHNAAPLSHLPNDTQVLIFTGNNLGELPWNVFGTLDSLPHLRVIDMSNNKIREIRGKAYHHVQHVERLILDFNELSLDPARSHPRVFSNFVSLLELHLTDAFEDGPPRDLAATLHDIFVNSNLTQLIKLHLEQNEISEFRDSNVFCDLPNLLDLYLGDNALTALHFNISCLHKLRFLDLQRNKFTKVVDHDLHAMDTLIKHNQSIAVDFTGNPFVCSCKLNPFIKWMRKTKVFVRNEDNLKCFEGEIHHEIHETKNCTPKLFSSTPRGATVLLFFLCIVLIGLVCALIYVQRTKLQKKIEPILDSVNKRVRYTSIATGDTREDL, encoded by the exons ATGAAGAAATTTTatgcaatattttttttaatatgcaCATCCACCGCTGACTTTTCCAATGTTTGCGACCCTAATTGGCATTCGTTAGAAACGTTAGAAACCGCCAAAGTGGAGTGTGGACCATCTTTTGAAAATCGTTGCTATTGCATGAGGACATGCTACGAGAATCACCATCAGTATGTCGTTAATTGTACTGAATCAGGATTTCATAACGCGGCGCCGTTATCGCACTTGCCGAACGACACACAA GTGCTTATTTTTACTGGGAACAATCTCGGAGAGCTTCCATGGAACGTATTCGGCACACTGGATAGTTTGCCTCACTTAAGAGTGATAGATATGtctaacaataaaataagagaaattcGAGGGAAGGCATACCATCACGTCCAACACGTCGAACGACTTATTTTAGATTTCAACGAATTATCGTTGGATCCTGCAAGAAGTCATCCCAGGGTTTTCTCTAATTTCGTCTCCCTCTTGGAACTCCATTTAACTGATGCCTTCGAAGATGGTCCACCGAGAGATCTTGCAGCAACACTGCATGATATTTTTGTCAATAG TAATTTAACGCAACTGATAAAGCTGCATTTggaacaaaatgaaatatcagAATTTCGGGACAGTAATGTATTCTGCGATCTCCCAAATCTTTTGGACCTTTATCTCGGCGATAATGCACTTACCGCTTTGCATTTTAATATATCCTGTCTCCACAAATTACGTTTCTTGGATCTTCAACGAAATAAGTTCACAAAAGTGGTCGATCATGATCTGCACGCTATGGACACGCTTATCAAGCATAATCAAAGCATAGCTGTAGATTTCACTGGAAATCCGTTTGTGTGTTCGTGCAAATTAAATCCCTTTATAAAGTGGATGAGGAAGACAAAAGTGTTCGTTCGTAACGAAGACAATTTGAAATGTTTTGAAG GTGAAATACATCATGAAATACACGAAACAAAGAACTGTACGCCGAAATTGTTCTCATCAACTCCACGCGGTGCAACTGTTCTGCTCTTTTTCCTCTGTATAGTGTTAATAGGACTGGTGTGCGCTTTAATTTATGTACAACGCACGAAACTACAAAAGAAAATTGAGCCTATATTAGATTCGGTGAACAAGAGGGTACGATACACCTCGATAGCAACTGGTGATACTCGAGAAGatttatga
- the LOC126870038 gene encoding ATP-dependent DNA helicase Q5-like isoform X2 produces MELVQMSNYEDHVMSVMKNVFGYENFKNNIQRNAIISICEGAKYVFISMPPGFGRSLCYQLPALIQKKVGIIFSPKLSSMKKEIDFLRSKHINVGLLSRSSKEKEKYNILKDLTSVSPKIVLLYVTTEMNTLTYFKKLVILLQERSLLSYIVFNESHCLSEWGYDFKPGYKDINAFNDKLKFVPKIAVTTTVTDKVTTDICKFLTLEDPKVFKIPIQQINVHLDVWFLDLLSDPFEHLKTFIVGVLGLFNSSAHKIDEGFGIIYCREIATAELLKNKLSALGISTLVCHHGLKKSIRHIIESEWESEKIHVIITTCIVHWTIPENIAKYYRECTQIHSENDYTYCRIYFSMKEHSSVKHVIENRKIMNDIEHIRKRLSEYDKFISYCLLIMCRHVAVNQYFGHIIASCKTNCDVCKNEEIVKIRVHKFIAYSESLEGIKYNICDINEDVKKQQTIAEKRSNTVSKFTEQSGIIPQVKEEPKNSSEIEHKLLKSVSKKIAVNTDNDVECIKQWDGKFSLNKEEWLLAEKISLKKVHQSVKSGIQSNAKNTAKTAKDNSRMIQLSQHAIAQSLLDKYKLDGTVISLKMISCSSQNNIYQSTKPKIININPCNNKHKDEQRCESSSSKVLKNDDEIKVCKEKDRVSKQNSGGSSTIEDKQLDKNLRKRFVSADTCPEDYKLKRRKLEHENESTTGTGINRDRGNAFDSCFEWIKNDSNEKPTHEHVTIERVMNTFSLDRHSITITLRKK; encoded by the exons ATGGAACTTGTGCAAATGAGTAATTATGAAGATCATGTAAtgagtgttatgaaaaatgttttcggctacgaaaattttaaaaataacattcAAAGAAATGCCATTATTTCTATTTGCGAAG gtgcaaaatatgtatttatatctatGCCTCCTGGGTTTGGTAGATCTCTTTGCTATCAATTACCAGCACTTATACAAAAAAAAgttggaattattttttctcccAAATTATCTTCTATGAAG AAAGAAATAGATTTCTTAAGAAGCAAACACATTAATGTTGGTTTGCTATCTAGGAGCtccaaagaaaaagaaaagtataatattttaaaagatttGACATCAGTATCTCCAAAAatagtattattatatgtaaCTACTGAAATGAATACTTTAACCTATTTTAAG AAACTTGTCATTTTATTACAAGAGCGTAGCTTATTGTcttatattgtatttaatgAAAGTCATTGTTTAAGTGAATGGGGATATGACTTTAAACCCGGTTACAAAGATATAAATGCATTTAATGACAAACTGAAATTTGTTCCTAAAATTGCAGTAACTACAACTGTTACTGATAAG gTAACCACAgatatttgcaaatttttaacattagaAGACCcaaaagtttttaaaatacCTATACAGCAAATTAATGTACACCTTGATGTGTGGTTTTTAGATTTACTTTCTGATCCCTTTGAACATCTTAAAACTTTTATTGTAGGAGTACTTggtctttttaattcatctGCTCATAAG ATAGATGAAGGTTTTGGCATTATTTACTGTCGAGAAATAGCTACTGCAGAgttgttaaaaaataagttAAGTGCTCTAGGAATATCTACGCTTGTCTGTCACCATG GATTAAAAAAGAGTATCCGACATATTATTGAAAGTGAATGGGAATCTGAGAAAATTCATGTTATCATTACAAC gTGCATAGTTCATTGGACAATACCTGAAAATATTGCCAAGTATTATAGAGAATGTACACAGATACATTCAGAGAATGATTATACATAttgtagaatatattttagtaTGAAAGAACATTCTTCTGTGAAACACGTTATTGAAAATCGTAAAATAATGAACGATATAGAACATATTCGGAAACGATTAAGTGAATATGACAAATTTATCTCTTACTGTCTTTTAATAAT GTGTCGGCATGTAGCTGTTAATCAATACTTCGGGCACATAATAGCATCTTGCAAAACGAATTGTGACGTTTgtaaaaacgaagaaatagtAAAAATCAGGGTACATAAGTTTATTGCATATTCAGAAAGCCTTGAaggaataaaatacaatat CTGCGATATTAATGAGGATGTGAAGAAACAACAAACAATAGCCGAAAAGCGATCGAATACAGTTTCAAAATTTACGGAACAATCGGGTATAATTCCACAAGTTAAGGAAGAACCGAAAAATAGCTCAGAAATAGAACATAAGTTATTAAAATCCGTCAGTAAAAAAATTGCTGTGAATACGGATAATGATGTAGAGTGTATCAAGCAATGGGATGGTAAGTTTTCGCTAAACAAGGAAGAATGGTTATTAGCAGAAAAAATTTCTCTTAAAAAAGTTCACCAGTCAGTAAAGAGCGGTATTCAAAGTAACGCAAAGAATACGGCGAAAACCGCGAAAGATAATTCACGTATGATACAGTTAAGTCAACACGCGATAGCGCAGTCTTTGCTGGATAAATACAAGTTAGACGGAACAGTGATATCTTTGAAAATGATATCTTGTAGCTcgcaaaataatatttatcaatcTACTAAaccaaaaataattaatatcaatcCCTGCAATAATAAACATAAAGATGAACAAAGGTGCGAGTCTAGTTCTTCGAAAGTTTTAAAGAACGATGACGAAATAAAGGTGTGTAAAGAAAAGGATCGTGTTTCAAAACAAAATTCTGGCGGATCCAGCACTATTGAAGATAAACAGTTAGATAAAAACTTGAGAAAACGTTTCGTCAGCGCAGATACATGTCCTGAAGATTACaaattgaaaagaagaaaattagaGCACGAAAATGAATCAACTACCGGGACAGGAATAAATAGAGATAGAGGAAATGCTTTTGATTCGTGTTTTGAATGGATTAAGAATGATTCAAATGAAAAGCCGACGCATGAGCATGTAACGATAGAACGTGTGATGAATACATTTTCATTGGATAGACATTCAATAACGATAACACTGCGAAAGAAGTGA
- the LOC126870038 gene encoding ATP-dependent DNA helicase Q5-like isoform X1, with protein MELVQMSNYEDHVMSVMKNVFGYENFKNNIQRNAIISICEGAKYVFISMPPGFGRSLCYQLPALIQKKVGIIFSPKLSSMKKEIDFLRSKHINVGLLSRSSKEKEKYNILKDLTSVSPKIVLLYVTTEMNTLTYFKKLVILLQERSLLSYIVFNESHCLSEWGYDFKPGYKDINAFNDKLKFVPKIAVTTTVTDKVTTDICKFLTLEDPKVFKIPIQQINVHLDVWFLDLLSDPFEHLKTFIVGVLGLFNSSAHKIDEGFGIIYCREIATAELLKNKLSALGISTLVCHHGLKKSIRHIIESEWESEKIHVIITTYDYGFIHKKSIRCIVHWTIPENIAKYYRECTQIHSENDYTYCRIYFSMKEHSSVKHVIENRKIMNDIEHIRKRLSEYDKFISYCLLIMCRHVAVNQYFGHIIASCKTNCDVCKNEEIVKIRVHKFIAYSESLEGIKYNICDINEDVKKQQTIAEKRSNTVSKFTEQSGIIPQVKEEPKNSSEIEHKLLKSVSKKIAVNTDNDVECIKQWDGKFSLNKEEWLLAEKISLKKVHQSVKSGIQSNAKNTAKTAKDNSRMIQLSQHAIAQSLLDKYKLDGTVISLKMISCSSQNNIYQSTKPKIININPCNNKHKDEQRCESSSSKVLKNDDEIKVCKEKDRVSKQNSGGSSTIEDKQLDKNLRKRFVSADTCPEDYKLKRRKLEHENESTTGTGINRDRGNAFDSCFEWIKNDSNEKPTHEHVTIERVMNTFSLDRHSITITLRKK; from the exons ATGGAACTTGTGCAAATGAGTAATTATGAAGATCATGTAAtgagtgttatgaaaaatgttttcggctacgaaaattttaaaaataacattcAAAGAAATGCCATTATTTCTATTTGCGAAG gtgcaaaatatgtatttatatctatGCCTCCTGGGTTTGGTAGATCTCTTTGCTATCAATTACCAGCACTTATACAAAAAAAAgttggaattattttttctcccAAATTATCTTCTATGAAG AAAGAAATAGATTTCTTAAGAAGCAAACACATTAATGTTGGTTTGCTATCTAGGAGCtccaaagaaaaagaaaagtataatattttaaaagatttGACATCAGTATCTCCAAAAatagtattattatatgtaaCTACTGAAATGAATACTTTAACCTATTTTAAG AAACTTGTCATTTTATTACAAGAGCGTAGCTTATTGTcttatattgtatttaatgAAAGTCATTGTTTAAGTGAATGGGGATATGACTTTAAACCCGGTTACAAAGATATAAATGCATTTAATGACAAACTGAAATTTGTTCCTAAAATTGCAGTAACTACAACTGTTACTGATAAG gTAACCACAgatatttgcaaatttttaacattagaAGACCcaaaagtttttaaaatacCTATACAGCAAATTAATGTACACCTTGATGTGTGGTTTTTAGATTTACTTTCTGATCCCTTTGAACATCTTAAAACTTTTATTGTAGGAGTACTTggtctttttaattcatctGCTCATAAG ATAGATGAAGGTTTTGGCATTATTTACTGTCGAGAAATAGCTACTGCAGAgttgttaaaaaataagttAAGTGCTCTAGGAATATCTACGCTTGTCTGTCACCATG GATTAAAAAAGAGTATCCGACATATTATTGAAAGTGAATGGGAATCTGAGAAAATTCATGTTATCATTACAACGTATGATTATGGATTTATACATAAGAAATCAATCAG gTGCATAGTTCATTGGACAATACCTGAAAATATTGCCAAGTATTATAGAGAATGTACACAGATACATTCAGAGAATGATTATACATAttgtagaatatattttagtaTGAAAGAACATTCTTCTGTGAAACACGTTATTGAAAATCGTAAAATAATGAACGATATAGAACATATTCGGAAACGATTAAGTGAATATGACAAATTTATCTCTTACTGTCTTTTAATAAT GTGTCGGCATGTAGCTGTTAATCAATACTTCGGGCACATAATAGCATCTTGCAAAACGAATTGTGACGTTTgtaaaaacgaagaaatagtAAAAATCAGGGTACATAAGTTTATTGCATATTCAGAAAGCCTTGAaggaataaaatacaatat CTGCGATATTAATGAGGATGTGAAGAAACAACAAACAATAGCCGAAAAGCGATCGAATACAGTTTCAAAATTTACGGAACAATCGGGTATAATTCCACAAGTTAAGGAAGAACCGAAAAATAGCTCAGAAATAGAACATAAGTTATTAAAATCCGTCAGTAAAAAAATTGCTGTGAATACGGATAATGATGTAGAGTGTATCAAGCAATGGGATGGTAAGTTTTCGCTAAACAAGGAAGAATGGTTATTAGCAGAAAAAATTTCTCTTAAAAAAGTTCACCAGTCAGTAAAGAGCGGTATTCAAAGTAACGCAAAGAATACGGCGAAAACCGCGAAAGATAATTCACGTATGATACAGTTAAGTCAACACGCGATAGCGCAGTCTTTGCTGGATAAATACAAGTTAGACGGAACAGTGATATCTTTGAAAATGATATCTTGTAGCTcgcaaaataatatttatcaatcTACTAAaccaaaaataattaatatcaatcCCTGCAATAATAAACATAAAGATGAACAAAGGTGCGAGTCTAGTTCTTCGAAAGTTTTAAAGAACGATGACGAAATAAAGGTGTGTAAAGAAAAGGATCGTGTTTCAAAACAAAATTCTGGCGGATCCAGCACTATTGAAGATAAACAGTTAGATAAAAACTTGAGAAAACGTTTCGTCAGCGCAGATACATGTCCTGAAGATTACaaattgaaaagaagaaaattagaGCACGAAAATGAATCAACTACCGGGACAGGAATAAATAGAGATAGAGGAAATGCTTTTGATTCGTGTTTTGAATGGATTAAGAATGATTCAAATGAAAAGCCGACGCATGAGCATGTAACGATAGAACGTGTGATGAATACATTTTCATTGGATAGACATTCAATAACGATAACACTGCGAAAGAAGTGA